The Kordia sp. SMS9 DNA window CTTTGACTGTCGGTTTCTGCATAGCGCAATTCAAGTCTGTCAGGACTTCCCTTTCTTGTGGTTAAGGTATACATTGGCATACTTTCTAGCGATCCTCCAACGGATTTTAGTTGGTGTAAATGTGTGAAATTTGGCGAAGATTGAAATCCTGCATTCAACTTAAATTTCCAGTTGTACACTACTTTTTCATTTTCAATGCCTATTAAATTATCGGGTGATTGATTATAGGTTTTTATCTCATTGCGTTGTCTGTCAAAATTTAAACAGCGATCATCGTCTGGCGTTGTATGAATGTAAAACCGAAAAACATTTGTGTTTAGTTCGGCATCAAATAGTTCATCAATATGTTCGCCAAAAGCATTGTGACTACAATCTGGCGTTTCAATAGGATTATGGCCTGGCGCCAATACAGAAGTAATGAGTTCGTATGTATTTCCTGGACCATTTGCTTTTAGTTGCACACCTACATTTTTTTCCAAATTGATTGTCACTGAATTGTTTGATGGATTTGAATCGTTATAGACATTCTGAAATGCAGTTTTAAAATTTAGTGTCGCAGTTACTTGCGTTGTATCAACATTAAAAATTTGTTCTTTTTCAGTTTCACTCACATTTGCACTTCCATACGTATAACTTAGTGCATTTTCTACTTTTTGCAATAAGTCATTCTCGTCATTCCAAGAAATTGAAGTTTCAGACGATGTTACAGAAATATCTGTTAGTATTGGTGTTGTTCCGTTATTTCCATCATTTTCAGGAGTATTTTCATCGTTGCTACAACTGTTTAGACTGATATGTGAAATGAGTAGTAAGACTAGAAATGAAAGCTTTTTCATATTTTAAATAACAATGATAATTTATACGTGGGTTTCTTTTTATTGTTGTGTGTTCAACTTTTTATAAAAATACGACATTCTGTTTAGAATTAAAGTTACCTATCTAGGTTTTCATGTTAGTTAGTTTGCCATTGCATGCATCTTTGTGTTGAATACTGCCGAATATTCAGCATTACATTTTCATTTCTAGCTTAAAAAATGATATTTTCGCTTTATGCGACGACTTCGACTGCTTTTATTCCCTTTTTCTGTGCTGTATGGCGCCATTGTATTTGTGCGCAATTGGCTGTTTGATAAAGGCTATTTGAAATCGACTTCATATAGTTTTCCTGTAATTTGTGTTGGAAACCTTAGTGTTGGCGGCACGGGAAAATCTCCCATGATTGAATATTTGATTCGTTTGCTGAAAGATGAATATAAAGTTGCGACACTAAGCAGAGGTTACAAACGAAAAACAACGGGTTTTTTGTTGGCGGATGAACACACTACAGCGTCTGATATTGGTGATGAACCGTTGCAGTTTTACCATAAATTTAAAAATGACATTCAGGTTGCGGTAGAAGCAAAGCGCACTGTCGGAATTGAAACCTTACGGAACCTGTCAATTTCACTAGAAGTAATTTTGTTGGATGATGCGTTTCAACATCGAAAAGTCAATGCGGGATTCAATATTTTACTCACGCCTTTTTACGATTTGTATGCGAATGATTTTATGTTGCCCGCAGGAAATTTACGCGAACCCATTTCCGGAGCCAAACGCGCCGATGTGATTATTGTGACGAAATGTCCAACCGAAGTTTCTGCAGCAGAACGCACGCGAATTGTAAAGAAATTACGCCCAAAAGCACAGCAAAAAGTGTTTTTTACGACGATTGCCTATTCTGAAAGCATTTACAGCGAAAGCGAAGAACTATTATTGTCTTCTTTGAAAGCTTCCGAATTTGTACTCATCACAGGAATTGCGAATCCGAAACCGTTGCTGCAACACTTAAACGATCAACAATTGCAGTATACGCACCTTGAATATGCTGATCATTATCATTTCAGCGAAAGCGATATTCAAACGATTAAACAGAAAGTAGGAGACAAACGCATGTTAACCACCGAAAAGGATTTTATGCGTTTGAAAGGTCGTTTGGACAAGTTGTATTATTTGCCAATTGAAGTTGCGTTTTTGGCAGGCGAAGCGGAGTTTCAAGGGAAAGTTAAGCTGTTTTTGGAATCGTAACTTGTTTAGGTTTCAAAGTACTTCTCGATACAGTTTTCTGCATTTCGACAAGCTCAATGACAGAAAACCACTCGAAGTGACGTTTTGGGAGTTTACATGTAAATAGGTATAACATATAAACTTTCAAGCTTTTCTCATACGATTTTTTCTAAAGATTGAAATAAATAACATCAATAAACCAATTCCTAAAACATACCAAACAAGATTAGAAGTCGGCGGAATGTCAACTACACTTTCATCACCGTACAATATAAAACCTGTCCAGTAATACGGTTGCGCTAATTTGGTGCCTTTGTGCGAATTGAGATAGTTGAGTTTGGCTTTTTGCAAGGCTTCCGATTTGGTATTTCCCGCTTTTAAGTTGGTGTAAAAACTACCCATGATTTCACTGGTCGATTGATCGGGAACTTCCCATAAACTCACGACGGTTGCAGGAACGCCAGCAAAGGTAAATGCGCGTTGAAAAGATTCTAAGTTTCTGCCCGCACTTTCTTTTCCCAACCCTGTGTTGCACGCGCTCAACACTGCCAAATCGGCTTTGAGCTGCAATGCGTAGAGTTCTTCCAAATACAAATCGTCATCACTTTCCTTGTTTTTGTTGAAGAGTAATTTGCTCAGTCCAGGTTCGTCATTGTTGATTTCGGCATGCATTGCCAAGTGCAAAATACCAGCTTTTGGCGCAGTTTTTAAGAAATAGTTTTTAGAAATGTTGTCTCCGATATAGATTTTTGACGGGAATAATTTGCTAATAACTTCCGCTTCTTTTTTGGCACCTTTTAAAAAGGAATTGCTATTGTTTCGCGTGGCAAGTGCGTTTTCTGTTTTTGGATACTTGGGCGCGTAAATCGCTAAAAGACCTT harbors:
- the lpxK gene encoding tetraacyldisaccharide 4'-kinase, producing the protein MRRLRLLLFPFSVLYGAIVFVRNWLFDKGYLKSTSYSFPVICVGNLSVGGTGKSPMIEYLIRLLKDEYKVATLSRGYKRKTTGFLLADEHTTASDIGDEPLQFYHKFKNDIQVAVEAKRTVGIETLRNLSISLEVILLDDAFQHRKVNAGFNILLTPFYDLYANDFMLPAGNLREPISGAKRADVIIVTKCPTEVSAAERTRIVKKLRPKAQQKVFFTTIAYSESIYSESEELLLSSLKASEFVLITGIANPKPLLQHLNDQQLQYTHLEYADHYHFSESDIQTIKQKVGDKRMLTTEKDFMRLKGRLDKLYYLPIEVAFLAGEAEFQGKVKLFLES